The genomic region CCAGGGCATTAATACTTTCCGATAAGTGGCAGCTTAGACATCTTACGGATCATTTTAAACACCACATGTCGGGAGGAGAATGCCAGCTGCGACTTTACACTGATCTTCTCATGCTTAGCAGAGAAAGTCAGATTCAATTCCCTGATAACTTTATTGAAGAACCCATCCAAAGCGGCAAACCGGAATTCAGGAAAGCGGCGTATAAAAGAAATATCAGATCCATTCCTGCAAGATACAGAATGCGGTTTATTATCGGCGATACTTTCCCAACACTCATATGGATGACAAAGAGGTATAGATGCGGTAAGGCAGAGGCTGTACTGAGATATCTGCCAAGGATTGGCAAGCTCTGGTGGCTGGTTTAAGGGCGGTGCAGGGTGCGGGGTGCAGGATACAGGGTCTGCACCATGCACCTTGCACCACGCACCAGAAACTTCCTAATCCCGGATCCCTCATTCCTGATCACTGAAAATACTCTTTCGCTCTTGCCTTAATAATTAGTATTTTTGCGTATCTTAACATGTTTTGGAAAAATCGATGTTGTGAATCACAAATTCAAAAGCAACCGAGGATGTGAAAATAAAGTCTAATATGAAACCGGTGACAAAATGAAGAAACTAATTATATACACTATTTTGCTGTTGGCTCTTCCGACAGGCATTCTGGCTCAGACAATCATCAAAACAGTAGGTACATCCGGTGCCGATTATCCGACATTAAATGATGCTTTTTTTGATATTAATAGTGGAATACTGGAAGGAGAGATCATACTCCAGATAATTGACAACACAACTGAATCCTCCACCGCTGAACTTTTTGAGAGTGGTTATGGGGGCTCTCCGGGTTATACTTCAATAACAATTTATCCAACAGCTTCAGGCTTTTCAATCAACGGAGATTTTGACGGCCCTCTTATTAACTTAAACGGAGCCACCAATGTAACATTTGACGGACGTTTGAACGCCACAGGGATAACACCGGACCTTATAATCACCAACATAAACACCGGAACTTCTGCTTCAACAATTCAATTTATAAACGATGCTTCCAATAATACTGTTAAGTATTGCACCATTATGGGGTCATCAACAAATATTGCCGGTGGTGTAATATTTTTTTCAACAGCTGGTACAGGAAATGGAAACGATGGAAATACAATTGATTTAAATAACATTACAGGTGATCCTGCAGGGAGACCAGTAAATACAATTTATTCCGCAGGAACTTCAGGAAAGGAAAACAGTGGAAACATTATCAGCAACAATTCACTTTATGACTTTTTTTCACCTTCATTATTGGTGAACGGAACTTCAAATGGTATAAACATTTCTGACAACTCAACTGCCTGGTCCATTACTGGCAACAGTTTTTATGAGACAACATCATTTGCACCTGCCGGTACACCCACAGTTACCTATAATGCCATCATAATCAATAATACAGGTATATCTTTTACTGTGTCGGGAAACTTTATTGGAGGAAGCTCTCCTTCCTGCGTTGGTTTATGGTCCAAAACCAATGCAAAGAATAATGTCTTTTATGGCATATATCTTAATGTTGGAACTGGAACTGTAAGTAGCGTTCAGGAAAATACTATAAAAAACTTTAACTGGGCAAATTCATCCTTTGCTAACTGGACAGGGATCCATGTTGCAGGCGGGGATGTGAATATTGGAACAACAACAGGTAATATAATTGGTGCTTCAACAGGCACCGGTTCTATTATTGTCTCTTCCGGGAATCCTAATGCTTTTGCATATGGAATAAATATATCCGGTACCGGAACTGTTGATTGTCAGAACAATACAATCGGATCTATAACAACTTCCGCCGGACCTGGGAACTCTTTCAACTTTATTGGTATTAATAAAACAGCTGCCGGAACAACAACAATCAATAATAATATAATTGGTAGTCTTACTCAGGCTAACAGCATTCAGGCAAGCTCAGTTAGTACTTCATTTGCCCAGAGTGTTATTGGTATCAGCAACGCCGGTTCAGGGAATATTTCAATAATCGGTAACAGTATTGTAAATCTTACAAACACAACTACAAATTCAACAGAAGCTACTTTAGGTTTAATAAATGGCATCAGGTCGTCGAATGGTACAAACACAATATCAAACAATACTATTCATGAATTAACTATAGCAAATGCAAACACTTCAATAACCAATACCTCCTCTGTTTGTGGAATCTGTCTTACCGGCTCTACTTTAAAAACCATTACAGGAAATGATATTTACAATTTGTCAAATACATACAGTTCTTTTAAAGGAAATGTGACAGGACTATATTTTACAGGAAGCACAGGTGCAAATATTGTCAGCGGAAATTTCGTACACAGTCTTTCCGCCACAGGAGCAACAGTTACAGCTCCTCTGGCAAGTATTTATGGGATCCAGATGGCTGCAGGGGCAGCAACCTATTCAAATAATATTATAAGCCTTGGAGGAAATACCCCCGTTACTATTACCGGGATTTATGAAACAGGTGCAGCAGCAAATAATAACAACCTCTATTATAACACGATATATATAAGTGGTGCTCCGACATCAGGGGCAGGTAACAGCCATGCTTTGTACAGTGCTGTTACAACAAATACCAGGGATTTCAGAAATAATATCCTGAATAATGGACGTTCAAACAGCGGAGCAAGCGGAAAACACTATTCTATTTATATAGCAACAGCCGGAGGGACAATTACAACTGATTACAATGACTATTACGCACCAGGAACCGGAGGTGTTTTAGGATATTTTGCCGGTGATGTTACATCCCTTGCGACATGGAAAATTGCGACAGGTCAGGATGTAAACAGTCTTGAAACAATTCCGTCATTTACAAATGCAGGCGGACTATTGCCTGAAGACTATATTCCCGGGGCCCTCCTCACGGCAGTGGCAGGAACGGGTATCTTAAACGATTTCAATGGAGCTCTCAGGGTTGCCCCTCTCACAATGGGAGCATTTGAAGGAGGCTCATGCAGTAATCCCACAAGCGGAGGAACAATAGCTGCTGCACAAAGCGGCTGTGTACCTTTCGATCCTGCTGCATTTACAAGCACGACTCCTGCTTCCGGGTACTCGGGTGCGTCCCTGGAATATAAATGGCAGGAATCGATAACCGGAGCCGGTTCGGGCTTTTCTGATATTGCATCAAGCAACTCGGCAACATATAATCCGGGTGTTATAAATCAGACCACCTGGTACAAACGACTTGCAAGGGTTTCATGTATAGGAGTGGGCGACTGGACAGGTGCTGCTGAATCGAATGTGCTGATGGTTACAGTCAATCCATTACCTGCAATCGGATTAACAGTTGGCGGTGCAAATGAAGTATGTTACGGCACGGGTACAAATATTACAGTTGCCTTATCCGAAGCCGGAGTGAATTACCAGTTAAGAAATGGGGTTACAAATGTCGGTTCACCTGTAGCAGGCACCTCCGGAACTATCAACCTTCCGACCGGTAACCTGGTAACAACAACAACTTTTAACGTACTTGCTACCAATTCAGTTACAAATTGTTCTGCTCAATTAACCCAGACAAAACTTTTGACGGTCAATCCTCTGCCAACTATAGGCTTATCTGTTGGCGGTCCCGGTACAATTTGTTCAGGAACTTCAGGAAATGTAACAGTTGCGTTATCACAGAGCGGGGTAAACTACCAGTTAAGAAATGACAATGCAAATGAACTTGTTGGTGCTCCTGTTGCCGGCGACGGAGGAACAATCAACCTTCCTACCGGTGCAATGACATTTAATATCCTTTATAATGTTCTGGCAATAAATGGCACAACAAGCTGCTCTGCAGAGTTAACAGATAAGGAATTAGTAAATGTTTATCCTCCCAGCAATGGAGGAACAATCAGCGGTACCTCTTCCATTGTATACGGTTCTTCATCCGGAATCATGACATTATCAGGTTATACTGGAACAATACAGCGCTGGGAAAAACGATACAATTCAGGCAGCTGGACTACAATAGCCAATACAAATGCCACATATTCGGAAACACCTGTACCATCAGGAACCTGGGGGTACAGAGCTGTAGTTAAAAGCGGAACATGTAATGAAGCAAATTCAGCTGAATTCAGTATAACTGTAAATCCTAAAGCCCTTACTATAACTGCAGAAAACAAGAGTAAGAACTATGGTGATGCATTACCTGTACTTACCTTTACTTATACCGGTTTGGTGAACGGAGATCTTGCAACAGCAACTCCTCCGACAGTAACTACAACGGCAACTGCAGCAAGTCCGGCAGGAACTTATGCTATTACTGCTTCTGGGGCAGCTGATCCTAACTACACAATAACCTATGTACCAGGAGTCTTAACTGTTAATAAAGTACCATTGACAATAACAGCTGACAATAAGAGCAAGAAT from Bacteroidales bacterium harbors:
- a CDS encoding gliding motility-associated C-terminal domain-containing protein, whose protein sequence is MKKLIIYTILLLALPTGILAQTIIKTVGTSGADYPTLNDAFFDINSGILEGEIILQIIDNTTESSTAELFESGYGGSPGYTSITIYPTASGFSINGDFDGPLINLNGATNVTFDGRLNATGITPDLIITNINTGTSASTIQFINDASNNTVKYCTIMGSSTNIAGGVIFFSTAGTGNGNDGNTIDLNNITGDPAGRPVNTIYSAGTSGKENSGNIISNNSLYDFFSPSLLVNGTSNGINISDNSTAWSITGNSFYETTSFAPAGTPTVTYNAIIINNTGISFTVSGNFIGGSSPSCVGLWSKTNAKNNVFYGIYLNVGTGTVSSVQENTIKNFNWANSSFANWTGIHVAGGDVNIGTTTGNIIGASTGTGSIIVSSGNPNAFAYGINISGTGTVDCQNNTIGSITTSAGPGNSFNFIGINKTAAGTTTINNNIIGSLTQANSIQASSVSTSFAQSVIGISNAGSGNISIIGNSIVNLTNTTTNSTEATLGLINGIRSSNGTNTISNNTIHELTIANANTSITNTSSVCGICLTGSTLKTITGNDIYNLSNTYSSFKGNVTGLYFTGSTGANIVSGNFVHSLSATGATVTAPLASIYGIQMAAGAATYSNNIISLGGNTPVTITGIYETGAAANNNNLYYNTIYISGAPTSGAGNSHALYSAVTTNTRDFRNNILNNGRSNSGASGKHYSIYIATAGGTITTDYNDYYAPGTGGVLGYFAGDVTSLATWKIATGQDVNSLETIPSFTNAGGLLPEDYIPGALLTAVAGTGILNDFNGALRVAPLTMGAFEGGSCSNPTSGGTIAAAQSGCVPFDPAAFTSTTPASGYSGASLEYKWQESITGAGSGFSDIASSNSATYNPGVINQTTWYKRLARVSCIGVGDWTGAAESNVLMVTVNPLPAIGLTVGGANEVCYGTGTNITVALSEAGVNYQLRNGVTNVGSPVAGTSGTINLPTGNLVTTTTFNVLATNSVTNCSAQLTQTKLLTVNPLPTIGLSVGGPGTICSGTSGNVTVALSQSGVNYQLRNDNANELVGAPVAGDGGTINLPTGAMTFNILYNVLAINGTTSCSAELTDKELVNVYPPSNGGTISGTSSIVYGSSSGIMTLSGYTGTIQRWEKRYNSGSWTTIANTNATYSETPVPSGTWGYRAVVKSGTCNEANSAEFSITVNPKALTITAENKSKNYGDALPVLTFTYTGLVNGDLATATPPTVTTTATAASPAGTYAITASGAADPNYTITYVPGVLTVNKVPLTITADNKSKNYGAALPSLTVTYTGLVNGDLAAATPPAINTTATAASPAGTYPITASGASDPNYNISYVDGTLTIDKVSLTITADNKVKNYGDPLPVLTFTYTGLVNGDVATSTLPVVTTTGLQSSDAGTYPITASGAADPNYNISYVAGTLTVDKVPLTITPDNKSKNYGAALPLLTYAFTGLVNGDIVTATPPAVTTTATASSPAGTYPITASGAADPNYTISYSAGILTVDKVLLTITADNKSKNYGAVLPALTFTYSGLVNGDIATATLPTVTTAATAASPAGTYNITVSGAADPNYTISYGTGILTVDRVPLTITAENKSKNYGAALPVLTFTYSGLVNGDVTAATPPAITSTATAASPAGTYTITVSGAADSNYNISYVAGTLTVDKVPLTIIADNKSIIYGSALPVFTVTYTGLVNGDLASSTPPSVTTIATAASPAGSYVLTPSGAIDNNYIFTYIDGVLTISKSDQTITFSSLSDKTYGDSDFAPAATASSGLSVSLVSDNLSVASISGGVIHITGAGNAIITASQNGDGNYNPAPSVSRSLTVAKAALTFTAENKSKLYQAQNPVLTYSIAGFVNGETQSVLDVLPSIQTTALQNSTNGDYPITISGGSDNNYTYIYIPGKLTITRLQQTITFSGFPEKLLVGDKYTLAATSSSGLTVQFESMDASLATVSGNELTGVSKGNVQIRAFHPGDLNWDAAEAFVTVEIYSTHKDIMHLFTPNNDGFNDYWELPDLVTWGKCDVRVFNRWGKLVFADPDYNNLWDGTSNGSSLPEGPYYFIIDTENAGMVKGTVNIVR